A portion of the Ficedula albicollis isolate OC2 chromosome 4, FicAlb1.5, whole genome shotgun sequence genome contains these proteins:
- the TMA16 gene encoding translation machinery-associated protein 16 has product MFHSVASAVRLRTLTLTPAARSPATPPRPWRGLGSLRALWADTGGEPALHVKTAAFAPAGGCVLGGIPGSAVHVWSGSEVPPPEVPQVFRVVLSLTLSFLSQPKLRKPQGGKQEKKAIHPYSRKAAQLAREVHKQEKKEKLKTDKALRLSIIGEKLQWFQSHLDPSKIEYTKKEAGELIENYMCRFNAELEQIELQNSIKGRQGRQHGSRESVIKQTIEREKQLYEGYGIEIPDIMNRKHLKFFREWDGDLRKLPNIKMKKLSARDAACSHPEVTDAEAKEDLNEEEEVVPDEHQLIQELK; this is encoded by the exons CGACCCCACCGCGTCCCTGGAGAGGCCTCGGGAGTCTGCGGGCCCTGTGGGCCGATACCGGCGGTGAGCCGGCCTTGCATGTAAAAACTGCTGCATTTGCTCCCGCGGGGGGTTGCGTCCTTGGGGGCATTCCCGGCAGCGCGGTCCATGTGTGGAGCGGGTCGGAGGTGCCGCCGCCTGAGGTTCCCCAGGTGTTCAGAGTGGTTTTGTCTTTGACGCTTTCTTTTTTGTCGCAG cCAAAGTTACGAAAACCTCAAGGAgggaagcaagagaaaaaagctATCCATCCGTACAGCAGAAAAGCTGCACAGCTTGCAAGGGAAGTacacaaacaggaaaagaaagaaaa gTTGAAGACTGACAAAGCTTTGCGTTTAAGTATTATTG GAGAAAAACTGCAATGGTTTCAAAGTCACCTTGACCCCAGTAAAATCGAGTACACGAAGAAGGAAGCTGGTGAACTAATTGAGAA ttaTATGTGTCGATTCAATGCTGAATTGGAGCAGATTGAATTACAAAACAGTATTAAAGGCAGACAAGGAAGACAGCATGGTTCACGGGAATCTGTCATCAAGCAGACCATAGAACGTGAAAAACAGCTCTATGAGGGCTATGGAATAG AAATCCCAGACATTATGAACAGAAAGCATCTTAAATTTTTCAG aGAATGGGATGGTGATCTGAGGAAACTGCCaaacatcaaaatgaaaaagctcTCAGCTAGGGATGCTGCCTGCAGTCACCCCGAGGTGACAGATGCAGAAGCAAAAGAAGACTTGAATGAAGAGGAAGAGGTGGTCCCTGACGAGCACCAGCTAATTCAAGAGCTGAAATAG